DNA from Nitrospirota bacterium:
TCCTGACATGGTGAAAGAGACCTTAATGAAACCGCTCCTCATGATCTGTTCTGCAAGCGTAATCGTGAATGTCGTGCTTGCTTCGTTTAACATGATCCCTATCCCTCCGCTTGATGGTGGCAGGGTATTGACAGGTCTGCTTCCGTCAAAACAGGCCATGACGTTCAGCAAGATCGAACCCTTCGGATTTATCATTGTTTTAGTGCTGATCTATACCGGCATCGCCAACCTGTTCATTATGCCGGTCATTACATTTTTTCTGAAACTGTTCGGGATGTATTAGAAAATATATTGAGAGCGCAGGAGCGAAACAATGAATCGAGAAATTAAGAATAAGAAACTCAATGCCTGGATTGACGAGGTCAAGGAAATGTGCCAGCCGGACGCTATCTATCTATGTGACGGATCCAGACAGGAATATGACAGTATGATGCAGAAGCTGATCGAAAGCGGCAGCGCTACGCCATTGAAGAAACGAAAGAACAGCTTTCTGTTCAGGTCTGACCCAAGCGATGTAGCACGCGTTGAAGACCGCACCTACATCTCGACAACCTCTCAGGATGAAGCTGGGCCCACGAACAACTGGGTGGCTCCGGATGAACTCAAAGGGATCATGAAGGACCTCTATAAGGGCTGCATGAAAGGCCGGACCATGTATGTGATCCCTTTCTCCATGGGCCCCATCGGTTCGCCCATGGCCAAGATAGGCATCGAGATCAGCGACAGCCCCTATGTTGTGGTCAACATGCATCTCATGACCAGGGTGAGTTCCCGGATCCTGGAACTTTTGGGTACTGACGGCGATTTCATCCCCTGCCTCCATTCGATCGGTGCGCCGCTTGAACCGGGGCAGAAGGATGTGCAGTGGCCCTGCGCCCCGATCGAGCAGAAATATATCAGCCACTTCCCTGAAGAAAACCTGATCTGGTCTTACGGGTCCGGGTACGGCGGCAATGCCCTGTTAGGTAAAAAATGTCTCGCCCTTCGTATAGCCTCTGCCATGGCAAAAAGAGAGGGATGGCTTGCCGAACATATGCTCATTCTGCGGCTCACTAACCCTGAAGGCAAGCAGTATCATATTGCAGCAGCATTCCCTTCGGCCTGCGGCAAGACCAACCTGGCCATGATGCAGCCATCGCTTCAGGGCTGGAAATGTGAATGCATCGGCGATGACATTGCCTGGCTGAAGATCGCTCCAGACGGCAGACTGCATGCCATTAACCCGGAAAGCGGGTTCTTCGGCGTTGCACCGGGAACATCCTATGCCACAAACCCTATGGCAATGGATACGGTC
Protein-coding regions in this window:
- a CDS encoding phosphoenolpyruvate carboxykinase (GTP); its protein translation is MNREIKNKKLNAWIDEVKEMCQPDAIYLCDGSRQEYDSMMQKLIESGSATPLKKRKNSFLFRSDPSDVARVEDRTYISTTSQDEAGPTNNWVAPDELKGIMKDLYKGCMKGRTMYVIPFSMGPIGSPMAKIGIEISDSPYVVVNMHLMTRVSSRILELLGTDGDFIPCLHSIGAPLEPGQKDVQWPCAPIEQKYISHFPEENLIWSYGSGYGGNALLGKKCLALRIASAMAKREGWLAEHMLILRLTNPEGKQYHIAAAFPSACGKTNLAMMQPSLQGWKCECIGDDIAWLKIAPDGRLHAINPESGFFGVAPGTSYATNPMAMDTVRENVIFTNCALTDDGDVWWEGMDGDLPSHLIDWKGHDWTPASKADAAHANARFTAHASQCPVICKDWENPAGVPIDILIFGGRRTSVVPLVYEALSWEHGVFLGATAASETTAANIGAVGNLRRDPFAMKPFCGYNMGDYFEHWFSMGEKLGSKAPKIFYVNWFRKSQDCKFLWPGFSDNSRVLKWICERVDGTIGAEKSAVGLLPKEGDLDLSGLTLEPENIEELMSVNAAEWKNEIPDIEAHFATFGKHLPAKLKDQLEELRKRLD